One Williamwhitmania sp. genomic window carries:
- a CDS encoding WbqC family protein yields MSSESTILSTAYFPPIQLFSRLVSNGRILIEQHEHYTKQSYRNRCTILSANGPLNLTIPVVKDSGNKMPIRDVEIDYCTPWQKVHWRAMESAYKSSPYFEHIADSLVPFFEKKTKYLFDLNLMLIESILDFLEITAHIETTSEYIPCYQETHLDLRGISPKSDANKIDSSYHDAPYYQVFSHKQPFVPNLSVVDLVFNEGLLSVDIMRRAIKKLA; encoded by the coding sequence ATGAGTTCTGAATCAACGATACTTTCCACGGCATACTTCCCACCAATCCAGCTCTTCTCTCGGCTAGTATCGAATGGCCGCATACTAATTGAGCAGCACGAGCACTATACAAAGCAATCGTACAGGAATCGGTGCACAATTCTGAGTGCCAATGGTCCACTTAACCTTACCATTCCAGTGGTAAAGGATAGTGGAAATAAGATGCCCATCAGGGATGTTGAAATTGACTATTGCACACCATGGCAAAAAGTTCACTGGAGAGCCATGGAGTCGGCATATAAAAGTTCACCCTACTTTGAGCACATCGCAGACTCCCTTGTTCCATTTTTTGAGAAGAAAACAAAATATCTCTTCGACCTAAACTTAATGCTCATAGAATCCATCCTCGATTTTCTGGAAATTACCGCCCACATTGAAACAACATCGGAGTATATTCCTTGCTATCAGGAGACACATCTCGATTTAAGGGGTATATCGCCCAAGAGTGATGCCAACAAAATCGACTCAAGTTACCACGATGCTCCTTACTATCAGGTATTTTCGCACAAGCAACCCTTTGTTCCAAATTTAAGTGTTGTAGATCTCGTATTTAACGAGGGGCTTCTCTCCGTAGATATTATGAGGAGGGCCATAAAAAAATTGGCCTAG